The Ahaetulla prasina isolate Xishuangbanna chromosome 3, ASM2864084v1, whole genome shotgun sequence genome window below encodes:
- the CHST9 gene encoding carbohydrate sulfotransferase 9 isoform X2, producing the protein MSLHPVFDPQRIQSHFRTGSEGSEEKMQLQRINQDFGSYSTEESEKTRENWIAGKYFHKESKALIEGEGYQEPNHFENRTEDSLTTNFSEDPQKVLKQLREMNFSSNKHYLTKFFNRKNNWKATNEIQERRKYLLRDICQKYGNRTQIPLVHMVSRIYVEDKYKLLYCEVPKAGCSNWKRILMILGGLAKSAANISHNSVHYGDHLKKLDSYNIKEIQKRLKTYTKIIFVRDPMERLVSAFRDKFEHPNIYYHPVFGKAIIKKYRPNADKKALTTGSGVKFKEFIQYLLDPYRPLSMDTHWEQINKLCYPCDIDYNFIGKFETLEKDANYFLKLINAPDELLFPHFKDRHSTDKRTNSEVVRKYLSEIPATERLQVYGFYYLDYLMFNYTAPYEAFQFDVMHNQPYL; encoded by the exons gatCTGAAGAAAAAATGCAACTGCAGAGGATTAATCAG GATTTTGGAAGCTACTCTACTGAGGAATctgaaaaaacaagagaaaattgGATTGCAGGAAAGTATTTTCACAAAGAGAGTAAAGCTTTGATTGAGGGTGAAGGTTATCAGGAGCCCAATCATtttgagaacagaacagaagattcTTTGACTACTAATTTTTCTGAAGACCCACAGAAGGTTCTTAAACAGCTCAGAGAAATGAATTTTTCCTCCAATAAGCATTATTTAACTAAATTCTTTAATAGGAAGAATAACTGGAAAGCCACCAATGAGATACAAGAGAGGCGGAAATATTTACTTCGTGATATTTGCCAAAAATATGGTAACAGAACCCAAATTCCACTTGTGCACATGGTCTCTAGAATATATGTGGAAGATAAATACAAGCTCTTGTATTGTGAGGTTCCTAAAGCGGGTTGTTCCAACTGGAAAAGGATTCTGATGATACTTGGTGGTCTCGCAAAATCTGCTGCTAATATTTCCCATAATAGCGTACACTATGGAGATCATCTGAAGAAACTAGATAGTTATAATATAAAAGAGATACAAAAGCGTTTAAAAACATATACCAAAATTATATTTGTCCGTGATCCAATGGAAAGGTTGGTATCTGCTTTTCGGGATAAGTTTGAACATCCAAACATTTATTATCATCCTGTATTTGGGAAGGCAATTATTAAGAAATACAGACCTAATGCAGATAAAAAGGCATTGACAACTGGCTCAGGAGTGAAGTTTAAAGAATTTATACAATATCTATTAGATCCCTATCGGCCACTAAGTATGGATACACATTGGGAGCAAATCAACAAACTTTGTTATCCTTGTGATATCGATTATAATTTTATTGGCAAATTTGAAACTCTGGAAAAAGACGCCAATTACTTTTTGAAACTAATAAATGCTCCAGATGAGCTCCTTTTCCCTCATTTCAAAGACAGACACTCCACAGACAAAAGAACCAATTCAGAAGTTGTAAGGAAATATTTGTCAGAAATTCCTGCTACGGAGAGGCTGCAGGTTTATGGCTTTTATTACCTGGATTATTTAATGTTTAACTATACTGCACCATATGAGGCTTTCCAATTTGATGTAATGCATAATCAGCCTTACCTATAA
- the CHST9 gene encoding carbohydrate sulfotransferase 9 isoform X1 encodes MNLKLIFVSVLAFGVAGLIVFTYLQTCIEDQHTGSEEKMQLQRINQDFGSYSTEESEKTRENWIAGKYFHKESKALIEGEGYQEPNHFENRTEDSLTTNFSEDPQKVLKQLREMNFSSNKHYLTKFFNRKNNWKATNEIQERRKYLLRDICQKYGNRTQIPLVHMVSRIYVEDKYKLLYCEVPKAGCSNWKRILMILGGLAKSAANISHNSVHYGDHLKKLDSYNIKEIQKRLKTYTKIIFVRDPMERLVSAFRDKFEHPNIYYHPVFGKAIIKKYRPNADKKALTTGSGVKFKEFIQYLLDPYRPLSMDTHWEQINKLCYPCDIDYNFIGKFETLEKDANYFLKLINAPDELLFPHFKDRHSTDKRTNSEVVRKYLSEIPATERLQVYGFYYLDYLMFNYTAPYEAFQFDVMHNQPYL; translated from the exons gatCTGAAGAAAAAATGCAACTGCAGAGGATTAATCAG GATTTTGGAAGCTACTCTACTGAGGAATctgaaaaaacaagagaaaattgGATTGCAGGAAAGTATTTTCACAAAGAGAGTAAAGCTTTGATTGAGGGTGAAGGTTATCAGGAGCCCAATCATtttgagaacagaacagaagattcTTTGACTACTAATTTTTCTGAAGACCCACAGAAGGTTCTTAAACAGCTCAGAGAAATGAATTTTTCCTCCAATAAGCATTATTTAACTAAATTCTTTAATAGGAAGAATAACTGGAAAGCCACCAATGAGATACAAGAGAGGCGGAAATATTTACTTCGTGATATTTGCCAAAAATATGGTAACAGAACCCAAATTCCACTTGTGCACATGGTCTCTAGAATATATGTGGAAGATAAATACAAGCTCTTGTATTGTGAGGTTCCTAAAGCGGGTTGTTCCAACTGGAAAAGGATTCTGATGATACTTGGTGGTCTCGCAAAATCTGCTGCTAATATTTCCCATAATAGCGTACACTATGGAGATCATCTGAAGAAACTAGATAGTTATAATATAAAAGAGATACAAAAGCGTTTAAAAACATATACCAAAATTATATTTGTCCGTGATCCAATGGAAAGGTTGGTATCTGCTTTTCGGGATAAGTTTGAACATCCAAACATTTATTATCATCCTGTATTTGGGAAGGCAATTATTAAGAAATACAGACCTAATGCAGATAAAAAGGCATTGACAACTGGCTCAGGAGTGAAGTTTAAAGAATTTATACAATATCTATTAGATCCCTATCGGCCACTAAGTATGGATACACATTGGGAGCAAATCAACAAACTTTGTTATCCTTGTGATATCGATTATAATTTTATTGGCAAATTTGAAACTCTGGAAAAAGACGCCAATTACTTTTTGAAACTAATAAATGCTCCAGATGAGCTCCTTTTCCCTCATTTCAAAGACAGACACTCCACAGACAAAAGAACCAATTCAGAAGTTGTAAGGAAATATTTGTCAGAAATTCCTGCTACGGAGAGGCTGCAGGTTTATGGCTTTTATTACCTGGATTATTTAATGTTTAACTATACTGCACCATATGAGGCTTTCCAATTTGATGTAATGCATAATCAGCCTTACCTATAA